In Balaenoptera acutorostrata chromosome 12, mBalAcu1.1, whole genome shotgun sequence, a single window of DNA contains:
- the LOC130709384 gene encoding protein MIX23-like, which produces MYYGPNMAAPSGGVSCEEFAEFQELLKVMRTIDDRIVHELNTTVPTASFAGKIDASQTCKQLYESLMAAHASRDRVIKNCIAQTSSVVKQLREEREKNLDNLTLLKQLRKEQTKLKWMQSELNVEEVVNDRSWKVFNERCRIHFKPPKNE; this is translated from the coding sequence ATGTACTATGGGCCCAATATGGCGGCGCCCAGTGGCGGTGTGAGCTGTGAGGAGTTCGCCGAGTTCCAGGAATTACTCAAGGTGATGAGGACGATTGATGACAGAATAGTACATGAATTAAACACTACGGTTCCAACAGCTTCCTTTGCAGGGAAAATTGATGCCAGCCAAACCTGTAAACAACTTTATGAGTCTTTGATGGCGGCTCATGCCAGTAGGGACCGAGTCATAAAAAACTGTATAGCTCAGACCTCATCAGTAGTAAAACAGCTccgagaggagagagaaaagaatttggACAATTTAACGTTATTAAAGCAACTTAGAAAAGAACAGACAAAGTTGAAATGGATGCAGTCAGAACTGAATGTTGAAGAAGTGGTAAATGACAGGAGCTGGAAGGTGTTTAATGAACGCTGCCGAATTCACTTCAAGCCtccaaagaatgaataa
- the LOC130709385 gene encoding mitochondrial import inner membrane translocase subunit Tim8 A-like — protein sequence MASSSSSSAAGLGSVDPQLQHFIEVETQKQRFQQLVHQMTELCWEKCMDKPGPKLDSRAEACFVNCVDRFIDTSQFILNRLEQTQKSKPVFSESLSD from the coding sequence ATGGCGTCCTCCTCGTCTTCCTCCGCAGCGGGTTTGGGCTCGGTCGACCCGCAGCTGCAGCATTTCATCGAGGTAGAGACTCAGAAGCAGCGCTTCCAGCAGCTGGTGCACCAGATGACGGAACTTTGTTGGGAAAAGTGCATGGACAAGCCTGGGCCAAAGTTGGACAGTCGGGCTGAGGCCTGTTTTGTGAACTGCGTTGATCGCTTCATTGATACAAGCCAATTCATCTTGAATCGACTGGAACAGACCCAGAAATCCAAGCCAGTCTTCTCAGAAAGCCTTTCTGACTGA